One stretch of Filifactor alocis ATCC 35896 DNA includes these proteins:
- a CDS encoding DnaD domain protein, which translates to MFFKEEINEELLDTLIPNIFFEQLLPIMDAKYLRIYLYAYYLCQKDNAYEWNNQVLAEKLGISIDEVLDAWDFFELCHLIEKHRPQGAEVWDFSVEFKNLKRFYTCREKTNASLEKTLMISQNEEYQKMYDKIESILGSLVMSHHRRAINEMITAYNLPKDLVVEAFRFSVHKKGSYSVQKALSILRIWYAEGVRTVEDLEQFLLEKGDRYGLYKKILSFLGEYRMPTKAEEEMMDKWLDDYKFSMEVIEEAFAKSISIKSPNMKYIDGILRNWHEKTLDLNLQKEKNREQKDPTLFRLNILEGLGLEKKNLTSEEQEQLRFLYEHFSMKEILMTIDYIKKLNLEKSIVNLYRLMQHPESADIAKPIVNQQTQSIRKEEIQELLTQKRKTKEELRKEELEQEMKLFYQKKGKKLK; encoded by the coding sequence ATGTTTTTTAAAGAAGAAATCAATGAAGAATTATTGGATACTTTGATACCGAATATATTTTTTGAACAACTGTTGCCGATTATGGATGCAAAATATTTGCGTATTTATTTGTATGCCTATTACCTTTGTCAGAAAGACAATGCTTATGAATGGAACAATCAAGTGCTTGCAGAAAAATTGGGAATATCCATTGATGAAGTGTTGGATGCATGGGATTTTTTTGAATTGTGTCACTTGATTGAAAAACATCGTCCCCAAGGTGCGGAAGTTTGGGATTTTTCAGTAGAATTCAAGAATTTGAAACGGTTCTATACTTGCAGAGAGAAGACAAATGCATCATTGGAAAAAACTCTGATGATCAGTCAAAATGAGGAATATCAAAAGATGTATGACAAAATTGAATCTATTTTGGGAAGTCTTGTGATGAGCCATCACAGAAGAGCTATCAATGAGATGATAACAGCATACAATCTCCCGAAAGATTTGGTTGTGGAAGCATTCCGTTTCAGCGTCCACAAAAAAGGTTCTTATTCCGTACAAAAAGCATTGTCCATTCTTCGTATTTGGTATGCGGAAGGAGTGCGTACCGTTGAAGATTTGGAGCAGTTTTTGTTGGAAAAAGGGGATCGGTACGGGTTATATAAGAAAATTCTTTCCTTCCTCGGAGAGTATCGTATGCCGACCAAAGCAGAAGAAGAGATGATGGATAAGTGGTTGGATGATTATAAATTCAGTATGGAAGTGATTGAGGAGGCGTTTGCAAAATCTATCAGTATCAAATCTCCGAATATGAAATACATTGACGGAATTTTGAGAAACTGGCATGAAAAAACATTGGATTTGAATTTGCAAAAAGAAAAGAACAGAGAACAAAAAGACCCTACATTGTTCCGTTTGAACATACTGGAAGGTTTGGGATTGGAGAAAAAAAATCTGACATCGGAAGAACAGGAACAACTTCGATTTTTGTATGAACATTTCAGTATGAAAGAAATTTTGATGACAATTGACTATATCAAAAAGCTGAATCTGGAAAAAAGTATTGTCAATTTGTATCGTTTGATGCAGCATCCGGAATCGGCGGATATTGCAAAACCGATTGTGAATCAACAGACACAATCCATTCGAAAAGAAGAGATTCAAGAATTGTTGACGCAAAAACGAAAGACAAAAGAAGAGCTTAGAAAAGAAGAGCTGGAGCAAGAGATGAAACTGTTCTATCAGAAAAAAGGAAAAAAATTAAAATAG
- the cuyB gene encoding cysteate racemase: protein MKHKKKMGVIGGMGPLATMDFATKVVRFTEASCDQEHIPMIIDNRIQIPDRTNYILNGTNSPLSELIASATFLEESGAEFLVMPCNTAHYFYDEIKKHIHIPFLHIVEETTKEILKHKDTVHKVALISTTGTYSCGLYQDAFAKQKDVDLLLPDEDGKSLIMDMLYAIKSGQPKNPDALMKLLDDFMQQGAQDFLLGCTEAPLLFENYHISYPVFDSSSILAKSAITFACTES from the coding sequence ATGAAACACAAGAAAAAAATGGGTGTCATCGGTGGTATGGGTCCTCTTGCGACAATGGACTTTGCAACAAAAGTTGTTCGTTTTACAGAGGCTTCATGCGACCAGGAACATATTCCTATGATTATAGACAACAGAATACAAATTCCGGACAGAACAAATTACATCTTAAACGGGACAAACAGCCCCCTATCTGAATTAATTGCATCCGCAACTTTTTTGGAAGAATCCGGCGCAGAATTTCTTGTGATGCCGTGCAACACCGCACACTATTTTTATGATGAAATCAAAAAACACATCCATATTCCTTTCCTACACATCGTAGAAGAAACCACAAAAGAAATTTTGAAACACAAGGACACCGTACACAAGGTTGCACTTATTTCTACAACCGGAACGTATTCATGCGGTTTATATCAGGATGCATTCGCCAAACAAAAAGATGTTGACTTGTTGTTGCCGGATGAAGACGGAAAATCTTTGATTATGGATATGCTCTATGCCATCAAGTCGGGACAACCGAAAAATCCGGATGCTTTGATGAAATTATTGGATGATTTTATGCAACAGGGAGCACAAGACTTTTTGCTTGGATGTACCGAAGCTCCTCTCCTATTCGAAAACTATCACATCTCATATCCGGTATTCGACTCATCTTCTATTTTGGCAAAAAGTGCCATTACATTTGCTTGTACAGAATCATAA
- a CDS encoding ATP-binding protein, with protein MDRKTQYIYERRREEAKRYSEEKIKEIYQNYPVLEEIDRLISKYHIDIGRAKLLHTDVAAMEQELDNYRKKREQYLREKGLSKEDFEVKYFCPKCQDTGYREDSEGRYIPCSCLKEFTIKEIYENSNMKKRLEQESFERFDEKIFDDEILYPLLNGEVVTQRQNILAIKKSMQSFAKNIKEGEKSALFFGQVGLGKSYLSSCVAKEAMQSEKTVIYFSVRELIDCLECYVFRREEYIRRYRPITREMIFDSDLLIIDDLGSEIPNQFVQSELFHIINSRMERGKQMIISTNKNPLELRDIYGERIYSRMLMHFDLYEFIGENLRRRVSFS; from the coding sequence ATGGATCGTAAGACGCAATATATTTATGAGAGAAGACGGGAAGAAGCCAAACGATATTCCGAGGAAAAAATCAAAGAAATTTATCAGAACTATCCTGTTTTGGAAGAAATCGATCGTTTGATTTCCAAATATCATATTGATATCGGACGGGCGAAGTTGTTGCATACCGATGTGGCGGCAATGGAGCAGGAATTGGACAACTATCGTAAAAAAAGAGAACAGTATTTACGAGAAAAAGGTCTTTCAAAAGAAGATTTTGAAGTGAAGTATTTTTGCCCGAAGTGTCAGGATACAGGATATCGCGAAGATTCGGAAGGAAGATATATTCCCTGCAGTTGTCTCAAAGAATTCACCATCAAAGAAATTTATGAAAACTCTAATATGAAGAAGAGATTGGAACAGGAAAGCTTTGAACGATTCGATGAAAAGATATTTGATGATGAGATATTGTATCCTTTGCTGAACGGTGAGGTAGTGACGCAACGACAAAATATTTTGGCAATCAAAAAATCCATGCAATCCTTTGCCAAGAATATCAAAGAAGGCGAAAAAAGTGCTTTGTTTTTCGGACAGGTGGGACTTGGGAAAAGTTATCTTTCTTCCTGCGTGGCAAAAGAGGCGATGCAGTCGGAAAAAACGGTCATTTATTTCAGTGTTCGAGAATTGATAGACTGTTTGGAGTGCTATGTATTTCGCAGAGAGGAATATATCAGACGATATCGTCCGATTACAAGAGAGATGATCTTTGATTCCGATTTGTTGATTATCGATGATTTGGGCAGTGAAATTCCAAACCAATTTGTGCAATCGGAACTGTTCCATATTATCAACAGTCGCATGGAGAGAGGAAAACAGATGATTATTTCAACGAATAAAAATCCGTTGGAATTGAGAGATATTTATGGGGAGAGAATTTATTCCCGTATGCTGATGCATTTTGATTTGTATGAATTTATCGGAGAAAATTTAAGAAGAAGAGTAAGTTTTTCTTAA
- a CDS encoding iron-containing alcohol dehydrogenase — MNPFIYEIPTKVYFGENQLQHLGTELKQFGNRVLLVYGGGSIKRNGVYDTVISQAKEVGMEVFELSGVEPNPRVDTVRKGVRLCKDNNIDVVLAVGGGSTIDAVKFIAAGACTEADPWDFFTKGAAIDSALPIVTILTLAATGSEMDSCGVISNEETNDKLARYSDYLFPKVSFLDPTITYSVNEYQTACGAADMLSHVMEVYFTMEKDLYMLDAVMEGLMKTIVKYGPVAVKEPQNYEARANLMWAGSWAINGFIAGSKNTAWSCHPMEHVLSAYYDITHGLGLAILTPKWMEYCLDESTVDKFYQFGTNVFGINPSLPPMEVAKKSIEQVKTFLYKDLDLKSTLTEVGIGTEHFDIMAEKACKGKVLPAFKPLGKQDIKSIFEMCL; from the coding sequence ATGAATCCATTTATTTATGAAATACCGACAAAGGTTTATTTTGGAGAAAATCAATTACAACATTTGGGAACTGAGTTAAAACAATTCGGTAACCGTGTGTTACTTGTATATGGAGGAGGCTCTATCAAAAGAAACGGAGTATACGATACTGTTATTTCGCAAGCAAAAGAGGTTGGAATGGAAGTATTTGAACTTTCCGGAGTAGAACCTAATCCGAGAGTGGATACAGTAAGAAAAGGAGTTCGCCTTTGTAAAGACAACAACATTGATGTTGTATTGGCTGTAGGAGGAGGCTCTACCATCGATGCGGTAAAATTTATTGCAGCAGGTGCTTGTACCGAGGCGGATCCTTGGGACTTTTTTACAAAAGGTGCTGCGATTGACAGCGCGTTGCCGATTGTAACAATCTTAACTCTTGCGGCAACAGGTTCAGAAATGGATTCCTGCGGTGTTATCAGTAACGAGGAAACGAATGATAAACTGGCACGATATTCGGATTATCTTTTTCCGAAAGTATCGTTTTTAGATCCGACGATTACCTATAGCGTGAATGAGTATCAAACCGCTTGCGGAGCGGCAGACATGTTATCTCATGTTATGGAAGTGTATTTTACCATGGAAAAAGATTTATATATGTTGGATGCTGTGATGGAAGGTTTGATGAAGACGATTGTGAAATACGGTCCTGTTGCAGTGAAAGAACCTCAAAATTATGAGGCGCGTGCGAATTTGATGTGGGCAGGAAGTTGGGCAATCAACGGATTCATTGCAGGAAGTAAAAATACGGCATGGAGTTGTCATCCGATGGAGCATGTGTTGTCAGCGTATTATGATATTACACATGGACTTGGATTGGCGATTTTGACGCCGAAATGGATGGAGTATTGTCTGGATGAAAGTACGGTAGACAAATTTTATCAATTTGGAACAAATGTGTTTGGAATCAATCCTTCTCTTCCTCCGATGGAAGTTGCAAAAAAGAGTATCGAGCAGGTAAAAACATTCTTATATAAAGATTTGGACTTGAAAAGCACTCTTACAGAAGTTGGAATCGGAACAGAGCATTTTGATATTATGGCAGAAAAAGCTTGTAAAGGGAAGGTATTACCGGCGTTCAAACCGCTTGGAAAACAGGATATCAAATCTATTTTTGAAATGTGTTTGTAG
- a CDS encoding HAD family hydrolase, with amino-acid sequence MLLQKNWSKTTYETLSDLIERRKSDAATPKYERNYVVTDWDDTSALFDMEDATFLYQLFHLDFHMTTEEFSYVITKDITVAADSFGEYLVKDIIFRYPIVMQQKQTAYDQEWKTSSDYQTFVAQMAYFYRLTEPSIQKNMRGGNDMYLFYNMTESELRNLAQNTLSYWTKEPLTTKTFSFVLNGIQKSCSYRTGLRAIPEQVNLFQTLRENYIDVYVCTATNQILIEEFGCSPEFGYEFKQGEITGFRLKQNDSAQFLAEVDSSQIETISQGKADYIQTLEQLYHKAPILYMGDNNGDYEALTYPNLEVGIIFDLPRKGKINELKQIAINQTPSDTLYLIQERESILKELEQK; translated from the coding sequence ATGCTACTACAAAAAAATTGGTCAAAGACAACATACGAAACCTTATCCGACTTAATTGAAAGAAGAAAAAGCGATGCTGCTACACCGAAATATGAACGAAACTATGTTGTAACAGATTGGGATGACACTTCGGCACTCTTTGATATGGAAGATGCCACTTTTTTATACCAATTGTTTCATCTTGATTTCCACATGACAACTGAAGAATTTTCATATGTTATTACAAAAGACATTACTGTTGCAGCTGATTCGTTCGGTGAGTATTTGGTGAAAGATATTATTTTTCGATATCCTATCGTAATGCAACAAAAACAAACCGCTTACGATCAGGAATGGAAGACTTCCTCCGATTATCAAACATTCGTCGCACAAATGGCATACTTCTATCGATTGACAGAACCGAGTATTCAAAAAAATATGCGTGGCGGAAACGATATGTATCTGTTTTACAACATGACAGAATCCGAACTTAGAAACCTTGCGCAAAATACTCTTTCTTATTGGACCAAAGAGCCTCTTACAACAAAAACTTTTTCATTTGTATTAAACGGTATACAAAAATCTTGTTCCTATCGAACAGGACTTCGGGCCATTCCGGAACAAGTCAACTTATTTCAAACCCTGCGTGAAAATTACATTGATGTCTATGTCTGTACTGCTACCAACCAAATTCTTATTGAAGAATTCGGGTGTTCTCCTGAGTTTGGATATGAATTTAAGCAAGGCGAAATTACCGGTTTTCGCCTCAAACAAAATGACAGCGCACAGTTTTTAGCAGAGGTGGATTCCTCTCAAATAGAGACAATCAGTCAAGGAAAAGCTGATTATATTCAAACTTTAGAGCAACTGTATCACAAAGCTCCTATTCTCTATATGGGTGACAACAATGGAGACTATGAGGCTCTCACTTATCCGAATTTAGAAGTCGGAATCATCTTTGACCTTCCTCGAAAAGGAAAAATCAACGAGCTGAAACAAATTGCAATCAATCAAACTCCGTCCGATACACTCTATCTTATTCAAGAAAGAGAAAGCATCTTAAAAGAGCTGGAACAAAAATAA
- a CDS encoding ABC transporter ATP-binding protein — MENKKKSILKRLMPYSGKKGILLYIAMFMSAVSGVMVLMPMVYIHRIVNNLILNGMVDFDYVKENSIYAAVFAGLGLFVYLIGLILSHIFAFEVEDNIIKTSVKKLMNKPLGYFDNKESGRIRNVIVSGASETHSFLAHQLPDMAMTVISPVVLLVFFFMFNWKLGLASMVPMIIGMILMSAMMTTEAKKMKDEYYARLSDLSSQTVEYVRGIPVVKTFAQSVESFDKLYSLILKIKDLVLKLTMSYMNKMSWFETVSTSTAFFLVPVALLLIKFNGNLSDVVADSVIYFLIGPTFAIFIMRTATITQFSYFAELALDKIENILEYDDFIYGDKTSSDVGIEFKNVSFSYGGEDVLDNISFQVNKGERVALVGMSGSGKTTIARLAARFYDIKSGEILIGGINIKDFEKEDLMKKIAFVFQNSKLFKMSLRDNLLIGKSDATDEEINNALVNSGCKEIISGLENGLDTVYGTRGTYFSGGEAQRLSIARAFLKDADIIILDEATAFADPENEHLIQESFKKLSKNKTTLMIAHRLSTVVDADKILVIDRGRIVEEGKHADLIGMNGYYKKLWDEYQKSVNWKIGG; from the coding sequence TTGGAGAATAAGAAAAAATCAATACTAAAAAGATTAATGCCTTATAGCGGTAAAAAAGGAATTTTGCTTTATATTGCTATGTTTATGTCTGCTGTATCGGGAGTCATGGTTTTGATGCCGATGGTTTACATTCATAGAATTGTGAACAACCTAATTTTAAATGGGATGGTAGATTTTGACTATGTAAAAGAAAACTCAATTTATGCGGCAGTTTTTGCCGGACTCGGTTTATTTGTATATCTGATAGGTCTTATTTTATCCCATATTTTCGCATTTGAGGTGGAGGATAACATTATTAAGACTTCGGTAAAAAAACTGATGAATAAACCGCTCGGCTACTTCGATAACAAAGAAAGCGGACGGATAAGAAATGTAATTGTATCCGGTGCTTCTGAAACTCATTCTTTTTTAGCACATCAACTTCCTGATATGGCGATGACAGTTATATCGCCAGTAGTACTGCTTGTATTTTTCTTTATGTTTAATTGGAAATTGGGGCTTGCAAGTATGGTGCCTATGATTATCGGCATGATATTGATGTCAGCTATGATGACAACTGAAGCTAAGAAAATGAAAGATGAGTATTATGCAAGACTTTCCGATTTGTCTTCTCAGACTGTGGAATATGTCAGAGGAATTCCGGTGGTAAAAACATTTGCACAAAGTGTCGAAAGTTTTGATAAGTTATATTCATTAATCCTTAAAATAAAAGATCTTGTGCTTAAGCTTACTATGAGTTATATGAATAAAATGTCATGGTTTGAAACCGTTTCCACATCAACAGCGTTTTTCTTAGTACCTGTGGCATTACTGTTAATCAAATTTAATGGCAACTTATCTGATGTAGTTGCAGATTCTGTGATTTATTTTCTGATAGGACCGACATTTGCTATTTTTATTATGAGAACGGCGACAATTACACAATTTAGTTATTTTGCAGAACTTGCTTTAGATAAAATTGAAAATATACTTGAATATGATGATTTTATTTATGGCGATAAGACAAGCTCTGATGTCGGAATTGAGTTTAAAAATGTAAGTTTCTCTTATGGCGGAGAAGATGTCTTAGATAATATTTCATTTCAAGTAAATAAGGGAGAAAGAGTTGCTTTGGTCGGCATGTCCGGCAGCGGCAAAACTACTATAGCAAGGCTTGCTGCAAGATTTTATGACATTAAATCAGGTGAAATTTTAATTGGCGGAATTAATATAAAAGATTTTGAAAAAGAGGATTTGATGAAAAAAATTGCTTTTGTTTTCCAAAACTCTAAACTGTTTAAGATGAGTTTAAGAGATAATCTTCTAATCGGAAAATCAGATGCGACGGATGAAGAAATAAACAATGCCTTGGTTAATTCAGGGTGTAAAGAGATAATTAGCGGCTTGGAAAATGGACTTGACACTGTTTATGGAACGAGAGGCACGTATTTTTCAGGCGGGGAGGCTCAAAGGCTTTCTATAGCAAGAGCATTTCTCAAAGATGCAGATATTATCATTTTGGATGAGGCTACAGCTTTTGCAGATCCTGAAAACGAACATTTAATTCAGGAATCTTTTAAGAAGTTATCAAAGAACAAGACAACGCTGATGATTGCCCACAGATTGTCTACTGTAGTAGATGCAGACAAGATACTTGTTATAGATAGAGGTAGAATTGTAGAAGAAGGTAAGCACGCGGACTTGATAGGCATGAACGGGTATTATAAAAAACTTTGGGATGAATACCAAAAGTCTGTAAATTGGAAGATAGGAGGTTAA
- a CDS encoding helix-turn-helix domain-containing protein, which produces MSDFYNFVKSFFSTNESTDNTRYSSAGHTFHFNTDDAEGIYWFYEGDNFTIDIHDVFIKKEIIHTSFAGLDNFYSFYSSYLVTANGESFNPYQNLSSNSLYVINTKNAENHKFILHKNSPYLGIGINFKQSMIDDYLSSYKNKVCNYEDLFFNTSTITNKPLGKIAKDILNCKMVSPAAEIFFESKAKEWLSITIDSFLNKYNNPISISDNVALKNVVDYIDDHYATSISQKTLEKISAMSGTKLKKLFKQKYQCTITEYTQRRRMNMAEILLLNSSLKIQDIAEAVGYSSHSKFSTCFKKYKGLYPKDIKKYSSKNTPVSDCVRDKK; this is translated from the coding sequence ATGAGCGATTTTTATAACTTTGTTAAAAGCTTTTTCTCTACAAATGAAAGCACCGATAACACAAGATACTCCTCTGCAGGACATACATTCCATTTTAATACAGATGATGCGGAAGGCATCTATTGGTTTTATGAGGGCGATAATTTTACAATTGATATTCATGATGTTTTCATAAAAAAAGAGATTATCCACACAAGTTTTGCCGGTTTGGATAATTTCTATTCCTTTTACTCATCTTATTTAGTTACAGCAAACGGCGAAAGTTTTAATCCTTACCAAAATCTTTCTTCAAACTCGCTCTATGTTATAAACACAAAAAATGCTGAAAACCATAAATTTATACTGCACAAAAACTCTCCCTATTTAGGAATAGGTATAAATTTCAAACAGTCCATGATAGACGACTATCTATCATCTTATAAAAATAAAGTTTGTAATTATGAAGATTTATTTTTTAATACCAGTACCATCACAAACAAACCCTTAGGGAAAATTGCAAAAGATATACTAAATTGCAAAATGGTATCTCCTGCCGCTGAAATTTTTTTTGAGTCAAAAGCAAAAGAATGGCTAAGTATAACGATAGACTCATTTTTAAACAAATACAATAATCCAATATCCATCTCCGATAATGTTGCTTTAAAAAATGTTGTGGATTATATAGATGATCATTATGCAACCTCAATCTCACAAAAAACTTTAGAAAAGATATCCGCTATGAGCGGTACAAAACTCAAAAAACTGTTTAAACAAAAATATCAATGCACCATTACAGAGTATACGCAAAGACGACGAATGAATATGGCAGAGATTCTTCTGCTTAACTCCTCACTTAAAATTCAAGATATCGCTGAAGCTGTAGGGTATTCTTCTCATAGCAAATTCAGCACTTGTTTCAAAAAGTACAAAGGACTGTATCCCAAGGATATAAAAAAATACAGTTCTAAAAATACTCCTGTTTCTGATTGTGTCCGTGATAAAAAATAA
- a CDS encoding ABC transporter ATP-binding protein: MSEKGAINLKKAIISHTFVNLTKLFAPMVAFMFLFQYIGILKGIESYNFTIVYYFILIIVMMIVMFLVARWDYVRLYTNVYNESANSRIDIAERLKKLPLSYFGKRDLADLAETMMNDMNLYETIFSHAVPQMYSTAVSTAVIALMLLIYNWKLALAALWVIPISILIIFLSRKIQKKVVQNWIDDNRKVFDDLQEKIEQIDQIKSYNLEERMLNDFFEKLNISTKQKTKGEIVAGTLTGVATAILKLGIISVAVVGVNMLIAGEINILVYIAFLMLTTSVYLPIEGIVTFISMIVMLDVVVGRIKEIKTMPIQEGKKHMEITNYDIEFKDVYFGYDNHSVINGVSFTAKQGEITALIGSSGSGKTTLAKLTARFWDIDRGKILIGGEDISEIDPETLLKKFSIVFQDVILFNSSIKDNVKIGKKDATDEEIVRAAKIARCYDFINKMPEGIDTIIGENGQRLSGGERQRISIARAILKDAPIILLDEATASLDVENESLIQEALSELIKEKTVIVIAHRLRTIRNADKIVLLNAGKIEAVGTDSELYKSSEFYKAMLEKSNIQ, encoded by the coding sequence ATGTCGGAAAAAGGAGCGATTAACTTAAAAAAAGCAATCATTTCACATACCTTTGTGAATTTAACAAAATTATTTGCACCAATGGTTGCCTTTATGTTTTTGTTCCAGTATATAGGCATTTTGAAAGGAATTGAAAGTTATAATTTTACTATAGTTTATTATTTTATCTTAATAATAGTAATGATGATTGTAATGTTTTTAGTTGCAAGGTGGGATTATGTAAGACTCTACACAAATGTGTATAACGAGAGTGCAAATTCAAGGATTGATATAGCGGAAAGATTAAAGAAACTGCCCCTTTCTTATTTTGGAAAAAGAGATTTGGCAGATCTTGCGGAAACGATGATGAATGACATGAACTTATATGAAACCATATTTTCACATGCTGTTCCTCAAATGTATTCAACTGCTGTTTCTACGGCTGTCATTGCTTTAATGCTACTTATCTACAATTGGAAGTTGGCTCTTGCAGCCTTGTGGGTAATTCCGATTTCAATTCTAATAATATTTTTGTCAAGGAAAATTCAGAAGAAAGTAGTGCAAAACTGGATAGATGACAATCGCAAGGTGTTTGATGATTTGCAGGAAAAAATTGAGCAGATAGATCAAATAAAATCTTATAATTTAGAAGAGCGAATGCTAAATGATTTTTTTGAAAAATTAAATATCTCTACAAAACAGAAAACCAAGGGTGAAATTGTTGCGGGAACACTTACAGGAGTAGCTACCGCGATATTAAAGCTTGGTATTATAAGCGTTGCTGTTGTTGGTGTAAACATGCTTATTGCAGGGGAGATAAATATACTGGTTTATATTGCGTTTTTAATGTTGACAACAAGTGTTTATCTTCCTATAGAGGGAATAGTTACTTTTATATCGATGATAGTTATGCTTGATGTTGTGGTCGGAAGAATAAAGGAAATAAAAACCATGCCTATTCAAGAAGGCAAAAAGCATATGGAAATTACAAATTACGATATTGAATTTAAAGATGTTTATTTTGGATATGATAATCATTCTGTGATAAATGGTGTTAGTTTTACTGCAAAACAAGGCGAAATTACAGCCTTAATCGGTTCGAGCGGAAGCGGAAAAACAACCCTTGCAAAGCTCACTGCAAGATTTTGGGATATAGACAGAGGAAAAATTTTGATAGGCGGAGAAGATATAAGTGAGATTGATCCGGAAACTTTACTTAAAAAATTTTCCATAGTATTTCAAGATGTTATCCTCTTCAATTCAAGCATAAAAGATAACGTTAAAATCGGAAAAAAAGATGCTACAGACGAGGAAATAGTAAGGGCAGCCAAAATAGCAAGATGTTATGATTTTATAAATAAAATGCCGGAAGGAATAGATACGATAATAGGAGAAAACGGGCAAAGACTTTCCGGAGGAGAAAGACAAAGAATATCAATAGCAAGGGCTATTCTGAAAGATGCACCGATTATACTGCTTGATGAAGCTACAGCATCTCTTGATGTCGAAAATGAAAGTCTTATTCAGGAAGCGCTGTCTGAACTTATAAAAGAAAAAACAGTTATAGTAATTGCTCATAGACTTAGAACAATAAGAAATGCAGATAAAATTGTTTTGTTAAATGCCGGGAAAATAGAAGCAGTAGGTACAGACAGCGAACTTTATAAAAGCTCAGAATTTTATAAAGCGATGCTTGAAAAATCAAACATTCAGTAA